Within Anopheles nili chromosome 3, idAnoNiliSN_F5_01, whole genome shotgun sequence, the genomic segment TAGAACACGTCACGATTACAGCGTGATCGAGAGACGATGAGAACAAATCTAGACGAAAACTTGACGCAATTTTCGGGTGGGGAATGGTGGTTCCGTTAAGTTTTTATGGTGCGATAAGGTTTTCCATGCAAAGGTGTGCAACATCTCGTTTACAGATGCATCTCTCTTCGAAgagttgaaaaatgagcgTACATCCAAAGTTTATGATGCTGGCGAGGATGTGTTTGTGATCGGCTGGAAGTAATGTATACCGTTGGTCTGCAACAAACAAGTAATAAGCGAGCAATAAGTTACGTTTTCACATatagaatttaaaaaaattacaagAAGCAATGTTTCGAGGCTAGCAAAAACTATTTTGTACTTGCTTTAATCTGCCCAGCAGTGCAAGAAAACTCATCTTTCTACGAAACACGCTCTCGCGAGCAGTATGAAATATCaagaaatatgcaaattacCGCCATATCGTATTCCGTGATGTATGCCGGAATTTCCAGCTGATCTTTCGCAATGGCTGAGTACAGGTGCTCTACACCAGGTAGCGAGTTTACTTTCGTCTTGATAGCCGGAGCCATAAACGTAGTAAACCACCAGGTCATCATCTTTGTCCAGAATGTGGGATGCACAATATAGAAGGCCTTCAAGTTCTTTTTGTACCtacaaaaaaattggttttatAATTTCAAACTATAGATAACAAAACGTCGATTGGCTTACTTGTAGGGCAGTATACTGTAGACGTCCTTCAGCCACTGAAGTGATGGGTAGTTATTCGAGCTTGTCAGTGTGTGGAAATAGGCGATCACGTAATCTCCTTTGACGATCGGATCGAGTAAGTATATCAGGTAGAGCAGGGCCTGCAGAAATTGCCAGATATATTTTAGCAAGAGAAACTTTAACAAATAAGTAGTCCACGATAGCCTACCTTCTCAAGATCAATGTTGTGGGCTGGGAACCATTTACCGCAGAAGACTACGACTGGCCTCCCAAGTCTGTCCACGCCGCTTTGATATAGACATCCGATGCCAGATACTTCCGATAAATCTTCTGTTTTAGCTCTTCTCAGCAGTCGTTCATATCTGCCCGGGAATCAAATACACAATGCACACAAATACGCTcaagttttgcttttttgcaatACACTCTAATTATGCTATcttaatataaatatatacgcATAATCTGCACGCCGAATTAAGTACATGTTGAGTATGCTATCAACATTGAAAAGAAGACATTTTCGATATTAATTAAGGTCGAGTTGTCATGATGATagcataaatttaataatCCTTAATTTAATACTAATTTAAAAATCGATCCATATTTGAATTGCTTTTCATATCGCAAAACTCTTACTATTTTATGCTCACTGGTACCGGTCTAGTTTCTGTTGGCttgttaaataaacaaaaaaaaactcgtcaaAAACAAGCTCCTGCAAGGCTAGAATTTgccaccacaaaaaaagcagttCGACTTACTTCGAAACGACGCGCCTGCATTGCATCGCATATAAATGCTGCATTTCATCTAACGCGCTTGCCTGTTTCCAGGCGAAACAACGTAATTCAATCAATTACGATGACCTATTTTTAAATTGCACATTCCACTCTGCAATCTAGACTTTAGCAATGGCACCATCTTGCCGCTGAGTagaaaataaagataaataaTCCAAGGGGTCTTATGAGTCAGATTCTAGCACTAAATATCTCGAGTTGGCGGGTAATTTAATCGCCGCTTATGTCAAACGGAGCgaattatataaaaaaaatgctttaaaCGGTGTGCGACACTAGCATCCTGCCTATCTCCAAGGGCATACAGCCTTTGGGGGCAGAACACTCCGATTTCAACGCAACggatttcaattttgcaacggCTAGTTTATGGCGACGTTAGCCCGagtgtattttctttttcttcaccgcTTTGAGATTACACCTGACGGCGCATTTGTAAAGATCATTTACGAGGGGGCAGTGAGAGAAGAGAATCGTCTCTGAAATTGTATCTGGAGGCAGGAGCTATGGTACTACCGTGGCATTGTTTTGCCACCTTTTATTTCACGGCCTCGTCCACCACTTATCACGGGAGTGGAGTGCAATAATTAGGAGATACGTGACTACCATC encodes:
- the LOC128725828 gene encoding protein GDAP2 homolog isoform X2, coding for MIGHVLATHVGKRTRILDGSFTYVELMKHYHSSLDESEWQKENLYERLLRRAKTEDLSEVSGIGCLYQSGVDRLGRPVVVFCGKWFPAHNIDLEKALLYLIYLLDPIVKGDYVIAYFHTLTSSNNYPSLQWLKDVYSILPYKYKKNLKAFYIVHPTFWTKMMTWWFTTFMAPAIKTKVNSLPGVEHLYSAIAKDQLEIPAYITEYDMATNGIHYFQPITNTSSPAS
- the LOC128725828 gene encoding protein GDAP2 homolog isoform X1, with amino-acid sequence MINDSFEFSSDDDSDTSPHDLEMGSDVEYSNINLSLAAQLSGAAHSFTQMQGDLDRQRLLGDRPRMVYESVLDDGLEGIEHQERYERLLRRAKTEDLSEVSGIGCLYQSGVDRLGRPVVVFCGKWFPAHNIDLEKALLYLIYLLDPIVKGDYVIAYFHTLTSSNNYPSLQWLKDVYSILPYKYKKNLKAFYIVHPTFWTKMMTWWFTTFMAPAIKTKVNSLPGVEHLYSAIAKDQLEIPAYITEYDMATNGIHYFQPITNTSSPAS
- the LOC128725828 gene encoding protein GDAP2 homolog isoform X3, whose protein sequence is MAQMVTMESIDLSDATISIPPEIQVDQIHIETPEERYERLLRRAKTEDLSEVSGIGCLYQSGVDRLGRPVVVFCGKWFPAHNIDLEKALLYLIYLLDPIVKGDYVIAYFHTLTSSNNYPSLQWLKDVYSILPYKYKKNLKAFYIVHPTFWTKMMTWWFTTFMAPAIKTKVNSLPGVEHLYSAIAKDQLEIPAYITEYDMATNGIHYFQPITNTSSPAS